In a genomic window of Candidatus Eremiobacterota bacterium:
- a CDS encoding PQQ-binding-like beta-propeller repeat protein, protein MEEADREDSPPVTLTGKATSSSGRVISQAIINEIFKSNETGPLWTKSLPNAIVSDNAIIAAGGNSIFLGSKDHISRLDEATGKIIWEKEIRGYTGNNRDSLEFDGKALLQLKNSGDGIDRCIVLDGATGNEKWRNELFPHDTLLLNDKGEIFIRHARGFSIHDGSDGSTKGSVTMQISEDESYVAVIGAMPDGSVFASTTENLCHLSREGKILWSSKGPALSDFLITGGSIVYKDSGGTLIRKDAVSGKTIWKSDERDLKIIAHTDREIYARSPQFTLFCIDMAFGSDRWQVPGDFTLFSSLQALGDDGTPFVARGSRIEALDPATGRPKWSTELRSDELERYSSAVVRQNSLFLSARERFCAVDTRSGEILRELRMKNAISQFAVTDGGNILIQVRPSLLGITSPSDLHCYSSDFTIPSPRSQSADEGDAGVVIDEEWVTIDGVKLPKKKEKLQP, encoded by the coding sequence ATGGAAGAGGCGGACAGGGAAGATTCTCCCCCGGTCACCTTAACGGGGAAAGCGACCTCTTCCTCCGGCAGGGTGATAAGTCAGGCCATCATCAATGAGATTTTTAAGAGCAATGAGACCGGCCCTTTATGGACAAAGTCCCTGCCCAATGCAATAGTCAGCGATAACGCCATCATCGCAGCCGGAGGCAACAGCATTTTTCTCGGCTCAAAGGATCATATTTCCCGGCTTGACGAAGCGACAGGAAAAATCATCTGGGAAAAAGAGATAAGGGGCTATACCGGCAATAACAGGGACAGCCTGGAATTCGATGGCAAAGCGCTTCTTCAGCTCAAGAATAGCGGCGATGGCATTGACCGGTGCATCGTGCTTGATGGAGCCACCGGAAACGAAAAGTGGCGCAATGAGCTGTTTCCCCATGACACGCTCCTCCTTAACGACAAGGGAGAGATTTTTATCCGGCATGCCAGGGGGTTTTCGATCCATGACGGCAGTGACGGAAGCACAAAAGGCTCAGTCACCATGCAGATCTCCGAAGACGAGAGCTATGTGGCGGTTATCGGGGCAATGCCCGACGGTTCCGTATTCGCAAGCACCACGGAAAACCTCTGCCATCTTTCGCGGGAAGGAAAAATTCTCTGGAGTTCAAAGGGGCCAGCCCTTTCGGACTTCTTGATAACGGGCGGCAGCATCGTTTACAAGGATTCCGGCGGCACGCTGATCAGGAAAGACGCGGTGTCAGGCAAAACGATCTGGAAAAGCGATGAAAGAGATCTGAAGATTATTGCCCATACCGACAGGGAGATTTATGCGAGGAGCCCTCAGTTTACCCTGTTTTGTATCGACATGGCTTTTGGGAGCGACAGATGGCAGGTCCCCGGCGACTTCACCCTCTTTTCCAGCCTGCAGGCTCTGGGCGATGACGGCACTCCCTTTGTGGCGCGAGGGTCAAGGATTGAAGCACTGGATCCTGCCACGGGCAGGCCGAAGTGGTCAACAGAGCTCCGCTCAGACGAACTGGAGAGATATTCAAGCGCGGTCGTCAGGCAGAACAGTCTCTTCCTCTCTGCCCGCGAAAGATTCTGCGCAGTGGACACCAGAAGCGGTGAAATACTGAGAGAGCTCAGGATGAAGAACGCGATATCCCAGTTTGCTGTCACCGACGGCGGTAATATCCTCATTCAGGTCCGGCCTTCCCTGCTCGGCATCACCTCCCCTTCAGACCTTCACTGCTACTCTTCTGACTTTACCATTCCCTCTCCCCGCTCTCAATCCGCAGACGAAGGCGATGCCGGCGTGGTAATCGACGAGGAATGGGTCACCATAGACGGGGTAAAGCTCCCTAAAAAGAAAGAAAAGCTTCAGCCTTAG
- a CDS encoding zinc ribbon domain-containing protein, whose product MQCRRCGADAARDARFCILCGSSLEPERQYCISCGRLCRAGARFCDKCGRTLANGDSQAEPKAVEISVSPTMKGQQIHEKRGRFRALPLLTVLFVIVGLFLLVLYLLSNTGSKTMTLGSPRHLTSNAVSEKGCVINVSGTGTKMDGLCITVPSGAYRKETVFELSMAEIKSHRYGSLFNAATPLISIKNGGGFSEKPITLRIPVRISDDEAALAFFYDRESGSLEGIPFAGYDSISLTAVTAHFSDVVVSKVKKGRIVDSIDTGFRPGTDDFQMPNYGSYARPDGHCAGQSIAAMFYYLFRGRIGWDTPLHGLFDNNGHESTPLLWQDDSLAIRLCSAVQHERVAFTGVSRNIDWQGAAGKDDEATYYAFAYAMQLTGNPQFMRIESSKKGGAHAIIAWSVTREGIDVADPNFPGKSRRILFERAPRKAFKPYSSGADAGDVSQGKTIYDRIGYLGLFALINRERVRNLWMMLKEGRDPGKDIFIPDMELVAATGIDSNGRFVTKPLKDVLEVNLQDMLQIDPDGRGELWITNPLNYDARLVFYRKDKMICSFDNLSENQGRWAPIKLERGKNDLGVLYLRIPPGLDKYKYVNFNRYMVNFIAPGLKVEPHQAKSAPGEGISFNASVEGGPQKPWFRWDYGDGTEIEGTASHVEHLYEKEGLHRGSVTLMDRANPSRSIGRAEFVVTVSSGVVKHEPGFREKKTAADIPAASLHIRPEDFAWYRPLQSLTEREEKLMIAPGRPAVPAKTGMWGNSSDYCYFLQKFHAVFQDRPGVVEDRDARTATVELTVTAGTNVENRYKKGEYDEKGLERQNFSKDGSLRVTGSYDGEGWPLLLSYRAKITGDTLVTGIWGYAKGMEIHVTIPSREECAPGKDEMLRLVASWLERLPDISVVYKTHIR is encoded by the coding sequence ATGCAATGCCGACGATGTGGTGCTGATGCCGCCCGGGATGCCCGGTTCTGCATACTCTGCGGCTCCTCCCTTGAACCTGAGAGGCAATACTGCATCTCATGCGGAAGATTATGTCGTGCTGGCGCGCGCTTCTGCGACAAGTGCGGCAGGACTCTTGCAAACGGTGATTCTCAGGCTGAGCCGAAGGCAGTTGAAATATCTGTCTCTCCGACAATGAAGGGGCAGCAGATTCATGAGAAAAGGGGCCGCTTCAGAGCTCTGCCCCTGCTGACAGTGCTTTTCGTCATTGTCGGTCTCTTTTTGCTGGTGCTCTATCTTCTAAGCAATACAGGAAGCAAAACGATGACTCTGGGGTCGCCGCGCCATCTTACCAGCAACGCTGTGTCAGAAAAAGGATGTGTCATTAATGTCTCCGGAACCGGCACAAAGATGGATGGTCTCTGCATCACGGTGCCATCTGGAGCTTACAGGAAAGAAACGGTTTTTGAGCTAAGCATGGCGGAGATCAAATCCCACCGTTACGGGAGTCTTTTCAACGCCGCCACGCCACTCATCTCCATAAAGAACGGGGGGGGCTTTTCCGAAAAGCCCATAACGCTCCGTATCCCTGTGAGAATATCAGATGATGAGGCGGCTCTGGCCTTTTTCTATGACCGTGAGAGCGGAAGCCTCGAAGGCATCCCTTTTGCAGGCTATGACAGCATATCTCTCACCGCCGTAACCGCCCATTTTTCTGACGTGGTGGTCTCAAAGGTAAAAAAGGGACGGATTGTTGACAGCATTGATACAGGCTTCAGGCCGGGAACTGACGATTTCCAGATGCCCAACTATGGATCATATGCCAGGCCAGATGGACATTGTGCCGGCCAGTCGATTGCCGCCATGTTCTACTATCTCTTCAGGGGAAGGATAGGCTGGGACACACCGCTTCACGGTCTTTTTGACAATAACGGACACGAAAGCACACCTCTGCTGTGGCAGGATGATTCTCTGGCCATACGCCTCTGCTCGGCTGTTCAGCACGAGCGCGTTGCCTTCACAGGAGTGTCCAGAAATATCGATTGGCAAGGAGCGGCTGGTAAAGATGACGAGGCGACATATTACGCTTTTGCCTATGCCATGCAGCTTACAGGGAATCCTCAGTTCATGCGCATAGAAAGCTCCAAAAAGGGAGGCGCTCACGCCATCATTGCATGGAGTGTCACCAGAGAAGGCATCGATGTTGCCGATCCCAATTTCCCGGGCAAAAGCAGGCGCATTCTTTTTGAAAGAGCACCCCGCAAAGCATTCAAGCCATACAGCTCAGGTGCTGATGCCGGAGATGTCTCGCAGGGGAAGACCATATATGACCGCATCGGCTATCTGGGGCTTTTCGCCCTGATCAACAGAGAGAGGGTCCGGAATCTCTGGATGATGCTCAAGGAAGGCAGGGATCCAGGAAAAGATATCTTCATCCCCGATATGGAGCTTGTTGCGGCAACAGGGATCGATTCCAATGGCAGGTTTGTGACAAAGCCTCTGAAGGATGTCCTGGAAGTAAACCTCCAGGACATGCTGCAGATCGATCCTGATGGCAGGGGAGAACTCTGGATCACAAACCCTCTCAATTACGATGCCAGACTTGTCTTTTACCGAAAGGACAAAATGATCTGCTCTTTTGACAATCTCTCAGAGAATCAGGGGAGATGGGCTCCCATCAAGCTTGAAAGAGGAAAGAACGATCTCGGAGTTCTTTACCTGCGCATCCCTCCCGGGCTTGACAAATACAAATACGTCAACTTTAACAGGTACATGGTGAACTTCATTGCTCCTGGGTTAAAAGTGGAGCCTCACCAGGCAAAGAGTGCTCCCGGAGAGGGAATAAGCTTCAATGCTTCCGTTGAGGGTGGTCCCCAGAAGCCATGGTTCAGGTGGGATTACGGCGATGGAACAGAAATCGAAGGCACAGCCTCCCACGTGGAGCACCTCTATGAGAAAGAAGGTTTGCACAGGGGATCTGTCACCTTGATGGACCGCGCGAATCCTTCCCGGTCAATTGGAAGGGCTGAGTTTGTGGTGACGGTCTCCTCTGGTGTCGTGAAGCACGAACCAGGTTTCCGGGAAAAGAAGACTGCTGCAGACATTCCTGCGGCGTCCCTCCACATCAGGCCGGAAGATTTTGCATGGTACAGGCCTCTGCAGAGCCTCACCGAGCGGGAGGAAAAACTCATGATCGCCCCTGGAAGGCCTGCTGTGCCGGCAAAGACAGGCATGTGGGGAAACAGCAGCGACTATTGCTACTTCCTCCAGAAATTCCATGCAGTTTTCCAGGATAGACCCGGTGTGGTTGAAGACAGGGATGCCAGGACCGCTACGGTGGAGTTGACGGTTACTGCCGGCACCAATGTGGAGAACAGATATAAAAAAGGTGAGTATGATGAGAAGGGACTTGAAAGGCAGAATTTCAGCAAGGATGGAAGCCTCAGGGTTACAGGCAGTTATGACGGTGAGGGATGGCCGCTGCTATTATCATACAGGGCGAAGATCACCGGAGATACTCTGGTAACAGGTATCTGGGGCTATGCCAAGGGGATGGAGATCCACGTGACAATTCCCAGCAGAGAAGAATGCGCTCCGGGAAAGGATGAGATGCTGCGCCTGGTGGCTTCCTGGCTTGAACGACTTCCTGATATAAGCGTGGTCTATAAAACGCATATCAGGTAG
- a CDS encoding HNH endonuclease signature motif containing protein, whose protein sequence is MDTHVTQSVDTLFLPDEEELLHLGDSLPSNDYEDMLLLPEPYELPSGTLRRPEHLVKITREGLIPEAEKLTEDITFGSIDRDERAARIDFLICEAVHGRMALDLILGGLLVTLKTKGVDQLGYRSMGTFATEHLSFSGRTASELMHNFELLRALPLTREAYLEGRIAKSALRHLSRVATPENESRWLAVAEVRSLCGLEGEVKKALAEGKAGSAPVSAGAPEAGDEGTMMYFSVAPSLALTWDFALSFFRDKEHYDGPVAGFVEALLANYLTSGEITPELPAIDSEGSRPIFSRVPLLKRRMRNRRVSDPDEVVGHAFGGLSFSSPWEQPWSIHFPSWLEEAWPGRDARAIANRLIKAASIRQRLDVASGMLLRAMDERQLHRLLGYEFIEDYAGERCGFSMAQTRQLIRLAQGFRRHSLTEDAFRKGVITREQARLILPLVDPRNESQWIAYAASVPTADLREEAGRVARILEYDCLVPHNYALLPGFRYVTDERFHELPSEVQDCIRIGSWYQGPSLCSSWPLASDDEELVAGRDRRFDAPWKYFSDVDEMMASEASMKIEKKSTLCAGLENQSGSDQLHAGVCNGEEQAPHGHGCENALCSCHQSLEKAREACTIPRGESPEEVFLRDILSSQDPFRAVKGAMMIKFFLPRELEVLWNLAAHIFLARLSQVEGAESPILPEEKFLAALLADYLVTEGTLKKAAHHHKILKRDRFRCQSPGCRCRRNLHVHHIIRRSQGGTDDPWNLITLCEACHLHLLHGLRTLTVKGRAPDGLTFTFGSLSEGTPFLVYERGRRRR, encoded by the coding sequence ATGGATACACATGTAACCCAATCCGTTGATACCTTGTTTCTCCCTGATGAAGAAGAGCTTCTTCACCTCGGTGATTCCTTGCCTTCCAATGATTACGAGGACATGCTCCTCCTCCCTGAGCCTTATGAGCTCCCCTCGGGAACCCTCCGCAGGCCCGAGCACCTGGTCAAGATCACCAGGGAAGGCCTTATCCCAGAGGCGGAAAAGCTCACGGAGGATATCACCTTCGGCTCCATCGACAGGGATGAGCGGGCAGCGCGCATTGATTTTCTGATCTGCGAGGCAGTCCACGGCCGCATGGCACTGGATCTTATACTCGGCGGCCTTCTCGTCACTCTGAAAACAAAGGGGGTTGATCAATTAGGATACCGCTCCATGGGGACCTTCGCCACGGAGCATCTCTCTTTCTCGGGGCGCACCGCGTCGGAGCTGATGCACAACTTCGAGCTTCTCAGGGCGCTCCCCCTCACGCGGGAGGCCTATCTTGAGGGCAGAATCGCAAAGAGCGCCCTCAGGCATCTCTCGAGGGTCGCGACGCCTGAGAATGAGTCCCGGTGGCTCGCCGTTGCAGAGGTGCGCTCCCTGTGCGGCCTCGAGGGGGAAGTGAAGAAGGCCCTCGCCGAAGGGAAGGCCGGATCGGCTCCCGTTTCCGCAGGTGCTCCCGAAGCCGGAGACGAGGGCACAATGATGTATTTCAGCGTGGCGCCCTCACTTGCCCTCACCTGGGACTTCGCCCTCTCCTTCTTCCGGGACAAAGAGCACTATGACGGGCCTGTCGCGGGGTTTGTCGAGGCGCTTCTCGCCAATTACCTGACTTCCGGGGAGATCACTCCAGAGCTTCCTGCCATCGATAGCGAGGGGAGCCGCCCCATATTCTCCCGGGTCCCCCTCCTGAAAAGGCGGATGAGAAACCGGCGTGTGAGCGATCCCGATGAGGTTGTCGGGCATGCCTTCGGAGGCCTTTCCTTCAGCTCGCCCTGGGAGCAGCCCTGGAGCATCCATTTCCCGTCGTGGCTGGAAGAGGCCTGGCCGGGAAGAGACGCCAGGGCCATTGCGAATCGCCTCATAAAGGCCGCCTCCATCCGCCAGAGGCTCGACGTGGCCTCGGGAATGCTCCTTCGGGCGATGGATGAGCGGCAGCTCCACCGCCTTCTCGGCTATGAGTTCATCGAGGACTATGCCGGGGAGCGCTGCGGATTTTCGATGGCCCAGACCCGTCAGCTCATCAGGCTCGCCCAGGGATTCCGCCGCCACTCCCTCACCGAAGATGCCTTCAGGAAAGGTGTCATCACCAGGGAGCAGGCACGCCTCATTCTTCCCCTCGTGGACCCCAGGAATGAATCGCAGTGGATTGCCTATGCCGCGAGCGTGCCCACGGCGGACCTTCGGGAAGAGGCGGGGCGTGTCGCCCGGATCCTTGAATATGACTGCCTGGTCCCCCACAATTATGCGCTCCTTCCCGGCTTCCGCTACGTCACCGACGAAAGGTTTCACGAGCTCCCTTCGGAGGTGCAGGACTGCATAAGGATAGGGTCCTGGTATCAAGGCCCCTCTCTTTGCTCTTCGTGGCCTCTCGCGTCAGACGACGAGGAGCTCGTTGCAGGCCGAGACAGGCGCTTTGATGCGCCCTGGAAGTATTTCAGCGATGTCGATGAGATGATGGCCTCTGAAGCCTCCATGAAAATTGAAAAAAAATCCACCCTGTGTGCGGGCCTCGAAAACCAGTCGGGGAGCGATCAACTGCATGCGGGGGTATGCAACGGGGAGGAGCAGGCACCCCATGGGCATGGATGCGAAAATGCCCTGTGCTCGTGTCATCAGTCACTGGAAAAAGCCCGGGAAGCCTGCACCATTCCCCGGGGTGAGAGCCCCGAGGAGGTCTTTCTCAGGGACATCCTCTCATCACAAGACCCCTTCCGGGCAGTGAAGGGCGCCATGATGATCAAGTTCTTCCTCCCCCGGGAGCTTGAGGTGCTCTGGAACCTCGCGGCCCACATCTTTCTCGCCAGGCTCTCCCAGGTGGAAGGCGCTGAAAGCCCGATCCTCCCGGAAGAGAAATTCCTTGCGGCGCTCCTCGCTGACTATCTTGTCACCGAGGGAACCTTGAAAAAGGCGGCCCATCACCATAAAATCCTGAAGCGCGACCGGTTCCGCTGCCAATCCCCGGGCTGCCGATGCCGCCGTAATCTCCATGTGCACCATATCATCAGGCGCTCCCAGGGCGGCACCGATGACCCCTGGAACCTCATCACCCTCTGTGAAGCCTGCCACCTCCACCTCCTCCACGGCCTCCGGACCCTCACTGTCAAGGGCAGGGCTCCCGATGGCCTCACCTTCACCTTCGGCTCCCTCTCGGAAGGCACGCCCTTCCTGGTCTATGAAAGGGGGAGGCGGCGGCGGTAA
- a CDS encoding ion channel, translated as MGFFSVAFHYIMAYEGHSHCWLTGIFWTLTVMTTLGFSDITFHSDLGRADPYRHR; from the coding sequence ATGGGCTTCTTCAGCGTGGCTTTCCATTATATCATGGCCTACGAGGGCCACTCCCACTGCTGGCTCACAGGAATTTTCTGGACCCTCACGGTGATGACCACCCTGGGCTTCAGCGACATAACCTTCCACAGCGACCTGGGCCGCGCTGATCCTTATCGGCACCGTTGA